One part of the Lycium ferocissimum isolate CSIRO_LF1 chromosome 8, AGI_CSIRO_Lferr_CH_V1, whole genome shotgun sequence genome encodes these proteins:
- the LOC132067743 gene encoding proline-rich receptor-like protein kinase PERK9: MSVVVSPPPSIAPFPVPPIALSPPPQLPSPVPESQPNATAPPVSSFPPTLPPQSDPPPASPPLSPAPSNVTSPPPSAPQSPPPLAPQSPPPPAPQSPPPSNVISPPPMASPPTASASPPLPSSPPPSPPASSPPPKSSPPPASSPPPQSSPPPVSSPPPPSSPPVSASPPPKVDPPPVSPPPQPTPPTSSPPPPPKVDPPPTAPPPQPTNPPSSPSPPPKVDPPPVSPPPPAQNPDPEPPKGSSPAPPSPVNSPPPPTSVPPQGSPPTPPSDPPKNSPPSPLPPTNLPPSPSFPPPRDSPPTPSSEPSRNTPPSPPVPSGGTPTNGSSGTAADSSNSSSSNGIGTGGTIAIGVIVAVLLLSVIGVVGWCVWKRKKKAFHGNGGNVMPTSMGSTPKSDSVLLRIQESTLATGNGTGNNFLNSPGGSGGLGNSKIWFTYEELVKATNDFSAENILGAGGFGSVYKGRLPDGRDVAVKQLDIGGSQGDREFRAEVEIISRVHHRHLVSLVGYCISENRRLLVYEYVPNNTLYFHLHAEGRPVLDWATRVKIAVGAARGIAYLHEDCHPRIIHRDIKSSNILLDINFDARVSDFGLAKLAQDAKTHVTTRVVGTFGYMAPEYASSGKLTEKSDVYSFGVVLLELITGRKPVDTSQPIGDESLVEWARPLLTHALEKLEFDQLSDPRLERNYVIPEMFQLIEAAAACVRHSAAKRPGMGQIMRAFDNMSTSDLTNGMKVGESRIYNSAEQSAEIRLFRRMAFGSPDFSSDFFSQGTQHSGESAEDRV; encoded by the exons ATGTCAGTAGTAGTTTCTCCACCTCCAAGTATTGCACCATTTCCTGTTCCACCAATTGCCTTAAGTCCACCTCCTCAGCTTCCTTCTCCCGTCCCAGAATCTCAACCTAATGCGACAGCACCACctgtttcttcttttcctccaaCCTTACCCCCGCAATCTGATCCTCCCCCGGCGTCACCACCACTATCGCCTGCTCCAAGTAACGTGACTTCGCCTCCTCCATCGGCCCCACAATCGCCTCCTCCATTGGCCCCACAATCGCCTCCTCCACCGGCCCCACAATCTCCTCCTCCAAGTAACGTAATATCGCCTCCTCCAATGGCTTCCCCACCCACAGCATCCGCTTCTCCACCCTTACCTTCCTCGCCTCCACCTAGCCCACCTGCTAGTTCACCACCACCTAAATCTTCTCCTCCACCTGCTAGTTCACCGCCACCTCAATCTTCTCCTCCCCCTGTTAGTTCTCCTCCACCTCCATCTAGCCCACCAGTTAGTGCATCACCACCTCCGAAAGTTGATCCTCCACCTGTCTCACCTCCCCCACAACCAACTCCTCCAACAAGTTCACCTCCACCGCCTCCAAAAGTTGATCCTCCTCCTACCGCACCTCCACCACAACCAACCAATCCTCCAAGTTCACCTTCACCGCCTCCAAAAGTTGATCCTCCACCTGTATCACCTCCGCCACCTGCACAGAATCCGGATCCTGAACCTCCGAAAGGTTCATCCCCAGCACCACCCTCACCCGTGAATTCACCTCCACCCCCCACGTCTGTGCCACCACAAGGTTCACCTCCTACCCCACCCTCTGACCCTCCTAAAAATTCACCCCCTTCACCACTTCCACCTACAAATTTACCTCCATCGCCATCATTTCCGCCACCACGAGATTCACCTCCTACCCCATCCTCGGAACCTTCTAGAAATACACCTCCTTCACCACCCGTTCCTTCAGGTGGAACCCCCACCAATGGATCGAGTGGTACTGCAGCAGACAGCTCAAACAGCTCGAGTAGTAACGGCATAGGGACTGGAGGTACAATTGCCATTGGCGTCATTGTTGCTGTTTTATTGCTTAGTGTTATTGGAGTAGTTGGTTGGTGCGTATGGAAGCGGAAGAAAAAGGCTTTTCATGGCAATGGCGGAAATGTCATGCCAACCTCTATGGGCTCCACCCCAAAATCTG ATTCTGTCTTATTGAGGATACAGGAATCAACACTAGCGACTGGTAATGGAACTGGCAATAATTTCCTAAATTCTCCTGGAGGATCTGGTGGATTGGGAAATTCAAAGATATGGTTTACTTATGAAGAACTAGTTAAGGCTACTAATGACTTCTCGGCTGAGAATATATTGGGGGCGGGTGGATTTGGTTCTGTATACAAAGGACGACTACCAGATGGGAGGGATGTAGCAGTAAAGCAACTAGATATCGGTGGGAGCCAGGGGGACCGGGAGTTCAGAGCTGAAGTTGAAATCATTAGTCGAGTACACCATCGCCATTTGGTTTCCCTTGTAGGTTATTGCATTTCTGAGAATAGAAGGCTCCTTGTTTATGAATATGTCCCAAATAACACCCTTTACTTCCATCTTCATG CGGAAGGAAGGCCTGTTTTGGATTGGGCAACACGTGTAAAGATTGCTGTTGGTGCAGCTCGTGGAATAGCTTATCTGCATGAAGATT GCCATCCTCGCATTATCCACAGAGACAttaagtcatcaaacattctTTTGGATATTAACTTCGATGCTCGG GTTTCTGACTTCGGATTAGCTAAATTAGCTCAGGATGCAAAAACTCATGTTACAACACGTGTTGTGGGAACATTTGG ATACATGGCTCCTGAATATGCATCAAGTGGCAAGCTGACCGAAAAATCCGATGTGTATTCTTTTGGGGTTGTGCTTCTGGAGCTAATTACTGGACGGAAGCCCGTTGATACATCTCAGCCTATAGGGGATGAGAGTCTAGTTGAGTGG GCTCGGCCTTTGCTTACGCATGCACTTGAGAAATTGGAATTCGATCAGTTGTCAGATCCACGCCTTGAGAGGAATTATGTTATCCCTGAGATGTTTCAACTGATCGAGGCAGCTGCAGCTTGTGTGCGCCACTCAGCTGCAAAGAGACCAGGCATGGGACAG ATTATGAGAGCTTTTGATAACATGTCTACGTCTGATCTGACGAACGGGATGAAAGTTGGTGAAAGTAGAATCTATAACTCTGCAGAACAATCTGCAGAAATAAGATTGTTTCGAAGGATGGCATTTGGTAGTCCAGATTTTAGTTCTGATTTTTTTAGTCAAGGTACACAGCATAGTGGAGAGTCGGCTGAAGATAGGGTATAG